One Acutalibacter muris DNA window includes the following coding sequences:
- a CDS encoding VaFE repeat-containing surface-anchored protein, producing the protein MGGKKEAAPSKELTIEDVVSYKNLTPGTEYKLVGVLMDKVTGNPFKVGDKEVRAEATFTPEKADGETVVKFTFDGSGITQAAEIVVFETLYQGEVKIAAHEDINDEGQTVKIVPVTPGKPTTPNPGNPQTGDRSIMGFWIGLGAIALGGLTAGIFMYTRKKKEQDGER; encoded by the coding sequence ATCGGCGGCAAAAAGGAGGCTGCGCCCAGCAAGGAGCTCACCATTGAGGATGTGGTGTCCTATAAGAACCTGACCCCCGGCACGGAGTATAAGCTGGTGGGTGTCCTCATGGACAAGGTGACTGGCAATCCGTTCAAGGTGGGCGACAAGGAAGTCCGGGCAGAGGCCACCTTTACCCCCGAAAAAGCAGATGGCGAAACTGTAGTGAAGTTCACCTTCGACGGCAGCGGCATCACCCAGGCCGCGGAAATCGTGGTGTTCGAAACGCTCTACCAGGGCGAGGTAAAGATTGCGGCTCATGAGGACATCAACGATGAGGGCCAGACCGTGAAGATCGTGCCGGTCACTCCCGGCAAGCCCACCACGCCTAACCCCGGCAATCCCCAGACTGGCGACCGCTCCATTATGGGTTTCTGGATCGGCCTGGGTGCTATTGCTCTGGGCGGGCTGACCGCTGGCATTTTCATGTACACCAGAAAGAAAAAGGAACAGGATGGTGAGCGATGA
- a CDS encoding DUF7768 domain-containing protein: MKKVYICAPLAGDVEGNLEKAKRYSEFALRCGAAPVTPHFYALCLNNSIPEEREMGMAAGLSLLWFCDEVWVFGDQTTDGMRAEIKLAHNLNIKVKIIKPHEIEKILAR; the protein is encoded by the coding sequence ATGAAGAAAGTGTATATTTGCGCGCCCCTGGCGGGGGACGTGGAGGGCAATCTGGAAAAAGCAAAGCGTTATAGCGAATTCGCACTGAGGTGTGGGGCGGCCCCGGTCACCCCGCATTTTTATGCGCTCTGTTTGAACAACAGCATCCCGGAGGAACGTGAAATGGGCATGGCTGCCGGGCTGTCCCTCCTCTGGTTCTGTGACGAGGTTTGGGTGTTCGGCGACCAGACTACAGACGGCATGAGGGCTGAAATCAAGTTGGCGCACAATCTCAATATCAAGGTCAAAATCATTAAGCCCCACGAGATTGAGAAGATTCTCGCTCGATAA
- a CDS encoding DUF3852 domain-containing protein: MKKKWIKILFCTVFAAVLVPVLAVPAMATGDVAGAIQSTWTTAQTQIRAVVDNVVFPIIDMILAVLFFVKVGGAYFDYRKHGQLEFTAPAILFACLIFTLTAPLYIWTIL; encoded by the coding sequence ATGAAAAAGAAGTGGATAAAAATCCTTTTCTGCACTGTGTTCGCGGCGGTGCTGGTGCCGGTTCTGGCGGTTCCCGCCATGGCAACCGGCGACGTGGCAGGGGCCATCCAGAGTACCTGGACAACGGCACAGACTCAGATCCGGGCGGTGGTGGACAACGTGGTGTTCCCTATCATCGACATGATCCTGGCAGTGCTTTTCTTTGTTAAAGTCGGGGGCGCATATTTTGATTATCGCAAACATGGCCAGCTGGAGTTTACTGCTCCGGCGATCCTGTTTGCCTGCCTGATTTTTACGCTCACGGCCCCGCTCTATATCTGGACAATTCTGTAA